The nucleotide sequence GGAAAATCGATATATCTGTATtcaaatacttatgtacatacttatattgtcGTTTAAATACACaacattattaataaattaacgTAAAAATTTCGCTTTTCTTTACTACGTAAAAACCGCAAAACCTAAACAATTTTGCTCAatgcttatttacatattaattaattttgttccCATATGACTTAAgaaaatatactaaatttacgtaatacgtacatatttactGAAAGTAATTCAacgtttgttatttgtttttccaaaatttaactAAGTAAACAAGCGGTTCGGTACACCTTggtaaacaacaaatattttcttatattgttACGATGTCCTTGAAGGTGGACATAGAAAGCAATGCGAACAAAAACACTTAAGAAATCATGCGTAAACAATGCCAATCGCCAGTCGAAAACAACTAGCGATGATCCCTTCAACACGTGCCGTGCAGGATGTTTCATGAAAATGTTGAATGTACGGCGGTTTTCGATTAGGCGCTTAAACTACAAAGAAAGGTAGAAAGCGACGCGTACGTAATTTCAGTTAACAATacacgtacacacatatgtatgtatgtacatacatatatgtatttgtatgtaactAGTTTGCGGCTTTTGAAGTGttgccaaaatatttttcatttctatccttttgtatttgcttgttgtttgtttgtcgTTCTCGACGTATTGTAAGGAACAAATACTACATAACAAATGGCAGACATACGTTGaggtatttacatacatacatatgcatgtacatatatgtatgttaatttagatatttatttacatgtttGCACGGATGTGTACACATATCGTTGGAGGACGAGGAAGTACGTCACTATATTATGCGGGCAATTATAATGCCatctttaaattatattatttagtaaCAGGGTtcggaatattttaatttaaaaaatttggttattatttagattttcaatatttcatttctgtTTTGTGATTAAAGACGCATTCTTTGGAACCAAAAACTTAAAACTCAGCTTTTTAAGTTCATATTTcatacttttatttcattttttttataaatttaaatattattttttcatatttttttattagtttaattattattattattttttttatgaatgcttatataataataagaaaatattttaacagcgtcctttttatttaatttttgtgataaACAATAGCATCTAAATGTAAAATAAGAAGAACTTAATGTTTAgaagttaatatttttcgtatttcttttaTTACATGTTCGTACGGACAAACCATACCCATTCGTATCAGGCAAAAGCTAACTTTAGAAgctaaatatacaaatttcaatGTCTAGAATGAGAATTGGAGCATGAAAACAGAAACCCCAAGAAACAGTTGTTTAGGTGTAtataatggttgttcatgaataatttgtggatttttttcgcaccagaatcgatagttttttttatttaccgcaccactcagatgaaagtgaatCTCATCGTAGAAGAGGATTTCTTAAAAAActcgttatcgttttcaagttgttccaaagcAAAATCAGCGAATTCACGGCGTTTACGGTGATCCAATGGCTTTAGtacttgagtgagaacaatttcaTGCGAACGCAAGTTCAAATTCTATCTCGAAATCCGACAGGTTGTGGTTTGCGGCAGTCCCGATacttgagaacgtcttggaatcgacaaattgtgaTTTTCAGTAACATTTGCCAcaggaatattttcaaaacttcatGCGGTTCTTTGACTTAATGACACTTAAacattatataaagaaaatgcaCGCTCCAATTTTAGAACAATTCGACGAAGTTTCCAACAATTCGACAAATATTAAGCACAACTGGACGATTACACGGCCGCAAAAAGGCCAAACTGCACAAAAAGTAGCAATTGgagaatgattattttgatatacatatttatatgtatatctttccatgatgaatttattaaaatttttgaatatagtgaagaaaaaaatacagatcACGACATGCACACACATAGAAATTAGttatacaataattttctaaGTCAAGTATATGCTTAAAATACtgcgaaaaattttatgaaagccGGTTCAGTTtacttactatatacatatatactatgtcTTCATATCATACCTTTTTCCacataaaaactcaaaataacACCTATCTTTTTTTGTTCTCGGAGACCATTTTGAAGTGTTATATTGAAACACATGAAGAAGACCTAGAAAAATAGTTGTGATAATAGCGTTTCAGAATCGAATAAAGCTTTCACAATATCAATAcgaattgtattatatttaacgcaatacaattctttttaaaaAGAAGGTGCAATATTAGGCTAGGCGCAGtcattttttaagccaaaaataataaaaatactaggATGAAATCCATTggacaaatttttgttaaaaaaatatgacagtCGTACATTTATATTACCTACACCTTAGTCagtaaacttttttcatatagATTTTGATTTAAATCAAGATAAACCGTTTTTTGCCCTTAAATATTCAGCCACATGCCTCCGCTCCCATTTCCTGACCGCACATCGCCCTAATTATTTTCcctttcaattttgtttattatttttccaaatgGTATCATTCTactgctattattattttttacttttttagcatttacaaaagtaaaaaaagtactGCCCTATATTGGGTGAATACTACGGAATATGGTTTGAAGAATGTTGTTCAAAAACTAAGAGTTCTAGGTAttgtaagtttttgtttttgaattaaattatatatttttttattattaatattataaagtgAACGTAAAGACATTTTTCTGAATATACAcgcatatgtataagtaaaataattcaaagtaaattgtggaatttttattttttgcttgtcaTTTTAGTAGCTTGTTTTAAACAAAAGattattcacatacatacatatgcgtgtaTGTACAAATAACCACATTGAAAGGGGCGTAGACTCAATATGCTGAACAGCCATCGCCATTTGCATGAGCGGGATAGCGCATTAAATGCGAATAACGGAAACAGTAGCCATCAATAAATCTGAGTGGTGGTGAGTTTCACCCAAGCAATAGTATAGCGGTTATAGAAATGGCTGAGGTGGATTAGCAAGTGCCGccttaacaacaacaagcagtatTTTAATTGAACATATAAGCAGCAAGTGTAGTGAGGCGTTGAGCGTAGAGCTTGAGCGCGCGCGAGAGAGGGAGAGCACATTGTTGAATAAATAAGTTTGTGTGACTTTAGCTTTGCTCTAGCGGTTTATGGAATTTGAGTGCGAATAGTGCTGTGCTTATgattgtatacgagtataaatgtTGCCACATATGGTTCTATGTTTTCTGGAAGCTGTTTGTTTGTACACATGCCAAAGCTGACGCCTAAGCGTGCGCGAGAGGCTTTTCATTTCGCACAGCCgcaatatgtgtgtgtttatataggCTCTCCTTAATGTACGATGGTGTGGTGTATTCTGGCAATCTGCTGGAAGCTGTTGCTGTGTACATTttgtgttcttgtttttgtatttctgagATTTTTAACGCTCTTTGCTTTCGCTGCTTTCGTttctatattcatattttatttatttatttggtgaAAACACATTCATTTGAGATTTTTCGTTTGAATGTGCGACAGATTTTCATTAGCaacagtttaaataaaaaactcgtACATATCAGCCGAGCAGGCGCGTGAATTGACGGCAAGTGTGCAGCATAGTGTTCTAAtagaaaatcaaattaaacGTTTTCAGTTTACATATGCGCGTACGTACAATTGAATTGTATATCAATTATCATTAGAAGACGGTATTGAGATTTAACtgactaaaaagtgaaaaaattccTTACAGAAAAAAGTTTGTGTGCAATTgtcttacaacaaaaaaagtgtgCAAATGAAAACTCACagtgaaaaataatgaaattcccTTCGCGTAGTAATAGCAAAAGCTCGACTATAATAGCTACAGTGCAAAACGCTGGCGCTAGTAACGGCATGCGTGCCTCAAAATATGTAAACGTGCATAAGGACACCAATAAGGACACTGGCAAGGACCGGCGCATGCCTAGTCTGTTAGCGAATGCAGTGAAAATGAAGATTACAAAGTGTAATGCCACCAAGTTGGCCAACTCCAACAATGGAAATAAAGGCTTAGGCACGACGACTATGtcgaatacaacaacaaatgcattttACAACAATATGTGCAGATCATTGAATGAGAATCACAGAATGGCACAGCTAACGAATTTCCAAAATACTCAAGAATCAAAAGGATTAGACACATTAAATGGACtttattcaacaacaacaaccacacaaCAGCACAAAACAAGTGGTGAATGTGGCGAAATGGAGTGTCAAccgatacaacaacaaacacaatatTACGGACAGCAGGATCAGCTATTGGTGGAAGATAtgtcagcttgtatggcaaaagcaacaacaacagaaacatcAAATGAACAGCGTGATCATTTCAATCTGCTGTCCAACAACGACACAAGAGTGACAGGGAACGGCGGCATATTAAAGGAAGGGCAGCGCCAATCACCACCACAGCCAATGCTGAGCGAGCGTGCAAGGATCGAACCTACAACAATGAAACTGGCTGCGCCCAAAGCTGACGCAGCCGAACACTCAATACAGTCaacacagcaacagcaacaacaacaacagaaagtgCAGACAGTGCAGCACACAGAAGAGAATTGTACGCAGGCGAGAAACACGAGCATAtctcaaacaacaacaacaaatgcaatgcACTCGCCTTGTACGTTTGTAAACTCACACACGCATAGCCGATCGACAACGCCACCGACACCACAAGCGCACACAAAACCAACACAACAagccgaacaacaacaacaacaaaaacctcCTGCGTCATTGTCAACGTCGTCTTCGGCCGCTATACCGTCGCATTCGTCTTCGTCATCATCTTCGCATTTGGCTTCGTTGCTTGCACAGCCTGCTGCTAAACTGGCGTTGACGTCGTCTTCGGCGGCAGCGACGACTGTGTCCGCGTCGCCAATAAGGTCCGCAACaccaaaactcatatcagttgTCAACGAAACATCAAAGCAAACGGTGTTACGTACGATCGGTGAAGCCCGAACCACATCATTAACAACAGTAAAATCAACAGCAGTGAACGCTTTAGAGCAAACGGCTAAtgttacacaaataaaaactcCCACAACACTTGCAACGAATGCTTATTTTGAAGTGAAATTAGAGACGACGAGTCAAGTCGAAGACGAAACGGCGAttcagcaacagcagcagcaatcgAGCGGTGACGTTGTTGTTAGAGATAGCGTCGTCAACACGGATCcccaacaaatacaacaacagttAGTGGCGCGAgataaaaatgccaaaaacgTTGATAAGTTTCGTAATGCGATAACAACGTCTACGacgttaacaaaaacaaaacaaacactaATACCGACTGCTGCCGTGGCGCCGGTTGTAACCGCAAATGCCGCACAAATATCCGTTATcaacagtaataacaataataataataataataacggtaAATTAAGTGTTAGTGTAAACAATACGAATGCGAGTGAAATCAGAAATGCCAAAATTAGTGataaacaacaagaacaaatacCTGTAGAGCCACAACAAGACGAACTGCTGCCACTTAATTATCGCGGTGCAAACAATTCGGTGATTATAGCTAATTTTACtagcaatagcaacaataacaacaaccacaacgcAATTAACACGTCGCACTACGCACAAGAGGCGGCACCCGAAACAgcatcgacaacaacaacagttcaAATATTAACAGGTGAGCAACATTTGGCTGAACCGCAGTATTTGCGCTACACTCAGCAATTGTCGCAGGATAGTATTGGTGAGGTGCAACATCAACAtcaccagcaacaacagcaattgctgCAACTCACAACAAATATACTCAACGGTGCTGATCCCAATTTGAATTTGGCTGTCGCCGCTGaactgcaacaacagcagcaacaacaatatcaccAGCATTTTTTCACCCCTTACAATAGTTGTGCGTACGATCTGTCGCGCCATAATCAACAACAGTTGCTACAACTTGAtcaccagcagcagcaacaacaaacacaacatcTTACAAAAGAGTTGCTCGATAAACCCGACTTAATTGCTTTACATCCCTCACATTTACTATTTACTCAACATCTGTCGACGGCGTCGCCGTACGTACACTCACCACCGTCGCATTTACATCCACACGCGCACCCGCACGCACCACATCCACAATTCATTGACGACAATATGCGCAACAATTTCAGTCTATACACCTATGGTGGCAATCCACATGATCATCTGCAGCATCACTCAAGCACTGGCGCCGCACCCAGCAGCATTGACGAGGTCATACAGGACACGCTGAAAGATGAGTGTCTCGAGGATCATCACACGGGTGTCAGTTACTGTACGTTGACCACCGTGCCCGACCTTAAGGATGCCTATCATCACACGCATATGCTGGGTGCAGTGGAGCAACAGGTACTGACACCCACTCAGCTGCATCAGCTGCATGTGAACACACATCAACATCACAACAATTCAGTGAGTTCGGGTGGCGGTTCACCGTCGCCCACATCACTTTCACACGGCGGTGCGGCAGGTGACGTCTCCAGCTTTACACAATTGACCAATGCGACGGCCTACCGAGACGTGTATGGTGGCTTTACCACCGATCCGACTGTTATATCACTGTTTCCGTCCCCGCTGAGTCCAGTTCTAACAAGGTGAGTCAATTGACTATACAATTTCTTTTAACTAGTTTAATGAGAACAGTATTGATTTTTGCatagtttttatataaactgattaaaaaagattactgtTAAGTTAGCATAGAGGGGACGGCAATTAAgcgtaaaaaaaaagaaaggaatATGTagttgtatttatatgtatgttcaaatatatttctaGGGATTTCGCCGTCCCCATTTCTTCATCGACGCTTCCTATGCTACGTTTCAGGTACTTTTTTTAACCCGATCAAGGTACTCAAGACATTTTAaggggtttcctcgggtaaaaaacagccttttttgaaaatttttgctcatataacgaatgaaatattttattagaattgtttattgttacaaacatacactattaacaaagaaattctgaaatttttggaaaaactattttaaactcggccattgcgacgccatttccggtgactccTCGAAATAAAGATGAGCTCGCGTtcgcaggataactccttacaggatcatctaaagtgaaaaaatacgtgttttagttaaaaccttaacttagaacttggacgaagggaaAAAACTGAGAATTGGCATTTTtgctaaaaaactgaaaattttacgaCATTTTTGTCCAACAGTTGTAATCgagaaaaaaatcctttgtccaagtctttaagaattgcatGAAGGTCGATTGAGtaattctcgagaaatcttgccaaccgacttcaaaaacacgtTTAAACACGGCGCTCTTAGCCTCGAGCGctcaagttctcaaggctgtatctccgaaactattacttggaTCAACTTGATACTTTAGGGCtgaatttactattttttctaaatttttgattCTAAGCTCTTCACAAATTTCTAATCGTCCCTACTTTTCAGGGCACCAATTTTAGCTTAGCTTAGACTTTTGTTtgtacaatttattatttacggGCTTATGTGCTGACTTTGTTACTAATTagtcaaaaaatgtaaataatatacaaagAGTCTACAACAAATCGAGTTTCACTAATTCACTCGCAACTTGGCTAAATCTAGTTATGAAGAGCAAAACACATTTTCGTACGCTAATTTCGGTTTTAAATCGCAGCTTACGACACTTACGTTATTTCCGGAAAGCAAggtgaaattttgtttgtaaatgAATTTGTATTAGTTTTACATGAGTGATTGatgaaatcattaaatttttgtactttGAAATGAAGTGGCGGTGAAAGGAAGTAAAAGCACAAAAGTAAAGCATGAATACACGAAAAAACGGCGTGtaacagtaaatgcaaaataaaagttaaaaaaaaaataatacaaaatatgagtaaataaatatttactttttttttattcacaatgcatattacacatacatatgtacatacatatgtattttacttttttctttgatttgcgCGCAAAACGCACGTGCTTTTTTGCTTATTTCACCCAACGGCCAGTAATTTGATTGTTTTCACTTGCACGTCAAGTGACAAGTCAGTGCCAGTGCAAACGCTTGCCGACTCACATTCACCTGTCTGCTCACAAACTACTCTtacatatcatatatttatGACGATGACTAATTCTTTTATGATCGTTGATTGATTCGTAATATTTAcgttgtcaaacaaaaaaaaaaaataaataaaaattctaaaatataaaagaacttcgtactatataaatatatgtatatacctatataaatattttgggaaATACATTAATAGTTACTTACGAATAAGTCGACTTTTTGTATTGTCTTCCCTCACACCGGCTAAGCACTAAATACAATACTCCTGTTTTGCTTTGTAGCTTTGACTTCATTCAACAGACAATccggtatacatatatagctgtttttataccctgaacgtgGATCCTATAAAGTACCTACATGTGTAAATACATACAGGTAAATACTCAGCGTGCGAGGTGGGTCCATTTCGCCTTAACGATATGTGTGTTTGAATGTACGCGAACTAGTCGCTCAGCGTTTAAGATATCGAACTGATATTTGCACaagttattttcttttcaaaaagctgctcatttgtcagaattgTCGATATCGGATCATTATTAATTCTTGGCAAGAtaccttcacaaaatttggctcaaataATTACTCAAAGTAACactacaatctccaaagaaattgttgtgatcggattactatagcatatagctgtcatacaaactgagcgatcaaaaccgaatacttgtatggaaaactttttttcttggcAAGAtaccttcacaaaatttggctcaaataATTACTCAAAGTAACACTACAATCtcaaaagaaattgttgagatcggattactatagcatatagctgtcatacaaactgaacgatcaaaatcaaattcttgtatggaaaatcattttatttgggaagatatcttcacgaaatttagtaccgattattttctaaggccaGGTTATAATAtctgtgaaatttttttagatcggaccactatagcatatagctgccatataaagcGAACGaacaaattaagttcttgtaggaaagacttttttatttgagatgttatattcatgaaatttagtatgaattatttttcaaaataatgctATAATATCCGAGAATTTTTTCTAGATCggcctactatagcatatatgtagctgccatacaaagtaaTCGCTCCAAACCAAGTCCTTGTATGCACTTTATTATTTGTGCAGGGTATTGTAGCCACGTTACAAACCGAagttaactattttttatacatatatacatttgtatatgtgtacatgtatTTGTTTGCCCGTCTtcatataaacattttcattattgcCGTGTGCGTATCGTGTTtccattaaataatataataatgtcatAACAATAATAAGTCAGTAAGCAGAAAAACTGAGATGTAAAAATACCGTCGTgcgcttatacatatataaaaatatacaactttatatactcgtatgtgtatatatacatacatatgtatatgttttgatGGGAGTGTGTTGGCTTGCTATTGAAAAGGTATGACGactaaaggaaaataaaaaaaaccgagCAGCACAAAACATGCATCATTTTCTATGCAAACATGCCAACTCATGTGTTTTCAGTGCCACCGCACGCTCCTGCCACCGACCACCCTTTCAATAACCACCTGCTGCTGTCACTGCTTGCTGCACCTTTCTGTGCCGTGGCGACTTAGCATAGCGAATGCGACGCATAGCGCTGACTATAGACAGAAGTTGGCGGGCGcctaataatacattttaaaattactataaatttttatttatttttttctatatacaaaaatatttttttttattgtgcaatattttgttttattaacacATAGCTTTCTAgctaaattgttataaaattattaatattttaagttttcccCGAAATATTCTGAGTTTTTAACAATTCGCTTGAGTAcagtattgaaaataaaatggcaCACTGAGTACTAGttattataaaagatatttGCAATGAAATTTTTGCCTTTAAGTCAAATAAAAGTTAGATTATaaggaaaaaagtttttaatttgattttcttcGGTTATTTGGTATGACAGCTACcattatgctatagtggttcgatctgtaTAATTTGTTCGGAGTTTGTAGcgctattttcgaaaataatctatgtcaaatttcgtgaagttatcttgtcaaataaacaagttttctcTACTAGAGCTTTATTTTgaccattcagtttgtatgggagctatatgtagtagtagtccgatctaaaaaaattttacagatATTGTAGCCTGACTTTAGAAAATagtctataccaaatttcgtggatATATCatttcaactaaaaaattttttcatacaacaacTTAATTTTgaccattcagtttgtatggcagctatatgctataatgatccgatctaaaaacgttcttcagagattatagcttggctttagaaaataatttgtgccaaatttcgtggtgatatcttgtcaaataaaaaagttgttcatataagcacttgatttggatcgttcagtttgtatggcagctatatgctatagtggtacgatatcggcgattccaacAAATA is from Bactrocera dorsalis isolate Fly_Bdor unplaced genomic scaffold, ASM2337382v1 BdCtg279, whole genome shotgun sequence and encodes:
- the LOC105231616 gene encoding box A-binding factor isoform X3 (The sequence of the model RefSeq protein was modified relative to this genomic sequence to represent the inferred CDS: added 1258 bases not found in genome assembly), coding for MKFPSRSNSKSSTIIATVQNAGASNGMRASKYVNVHKDTNKDTGKDRRMPSLLANAVKMKITKCNATKLANSNNGNKGLGTTTMSNTTTNAFYNNMCRSLNENHRMAQLTNFQNTQESKGLDTLNGLYSTTTTTQQHKTSGECGEMECQPIQQQTQYYGQQDQLLVEDMSACMAKATTTETSNEQRDHFNLLSNNDTRVTGNGGILKEGQRQSPPQPMLSERARIEPTTMKLAAPKADAAEHSIQSTQQQQQQQQKVQTVQHTEENCTQARNTSISQTTTTNAMHSPCTFVNSHTHSRSTTPPTPQAHTKPTQQAEQQQQQKPPASLSTSSSAAIPSHSSSSSSSHLASLLAQPAAKLALTSSSAAATTVSASPIRSATPKLISVVNETSKQTVLRTIGEARTTSLTTVKSTAVNALEQTANVTQIKTPTTLATNAYFEVKLETTSQVEDETAIQQQQQQSSGDVVVRDSVVNTDPQQIQQQLVARDKNAKNVDKFRNAITTSTTLTKTKQTLIPTAAVAPVVTANAAQISVINSNNNNNNNNNGKLSVSVNNTNASEIRNAKISDKQQEQIPVEPQQDELLPLNYRGANNSVIIANFTSNSNNNNNHNAINTSHYAQEAAPETASTTTTVQILTGEQHLAEPQYLRYTQQLSQDSIGEVQHQHHQQQQQLLQLTTNILNGADPNLNLAVAAELQQQQQQQYHQHFFTPYNSCAYDLSRHNQQQLLQLDHQQQQQQTQHLTKELLDKPDLIALHPSHLLFTQHLSTASPYVHSPPSHLHPHAHPHAPHPQFIDDNMRNNFSLYTYGGNPHDHLQHHSSTGAAPSSIDEVIQDTLKDECLEDHHTGVSYCTLTTVPDLKDAYHHTHMLGAVEQQVLTPTQLHQLHVNTHQHHNNSVSSGGGSPSPTSLSHGGAAGDVSSFTQLTNATAYRDVYGGFTTDPTVISLFPSPLSPVLTSSYPGSLLTSATNGIQQYGMQPSSAISAVSSASPSHQPAHSAASTPGAHATNSVVVAGTGSGSNSINNDDYGSPKSNTSSNGGGATNSQSLAGGSGRLPAFQRISSYVGGAGGAAGVGGVANVNVGGGGADRYTSLTNYRTNDTWAGHYEAIGYAPTSVVTSAAGLVGNTNVIRSCNGRAGPGVGVVGVGVEGSASANLAAAAAHLTASASLSAMAAESSADFYKGFSYNMPSRTATASAEEHSNSRSSSRRMSASRRVGLSCSNCLTTHTSLWRRNPSGEPVCNACGLYFKLHSVKRPLNMKKDTIQTRKRKAKGAKGEKSSKSSKANANANSAVVANNELKQLTTNLQQQQQKQQQLQQQTPQMQVKQESQSNNNNNNTVLTHTARLSPTTNDGSISPTDTKSPLMAMLPSSPLTQMENVATMQEQQQLQQTYNQKMSPMPHANSPTMFSYTSPTHNGHLNNNNRSYNNNNNNNNNNNNNNTLNLMQKQLQTHQTQQLQNMQQQHAAQSPRHQQQQQQLMTQQLMQLMPPHSSPSTSVSMPPTPTTPTTPTTPTTHHQQQPLHQQLSPLQEQQQQQQLQQQQQQQLFQHLVHQHQLQHDQQQAHLDNMSLHYHQQYLQQQQQQQHQQHSIAPQSPAGSVSPAHSNFGELLPLHDSPIKMEQQHRSNHQQHQHHTHNSHLITQDVALSRSPSLEDDELMLELQHHHQQHAQSIALNLQHQQNLFELHEYDRKYERGTVVKSE